In the genome of Loxodonta africana isolate mLoxAfr1 chromosome 16, mLoxAfr1.hap2, whole genome shotgun sequence, one region contains:
- the OIT3 gene encoding oncoprotein-induced transcript 3 protein: protein MPQFLLLTCLSIMITSAVPMALDPCSAYISLNEPWRNTDHQLNESQGPPLCDDHVDGEWYRFTGMAGDAMPTFCIPENHCGTHAPVWLNGSHPLEGDGIVQRQACASFNGNCCLWNTTVEVKACPGGYYVYRLTKPSVCFHVYCGHFYDICDEDCHGGCQDATECTCSPGTVLGPDKQTCLDENECELNNGGCSEICVNLKNSYRCECGVGRALRSDGKTCEDIEGCHNNNGGCSHSCLVSEKGYQCECPRGLVLSEDNHTCQVPVLCKSNTIEVSIPRDLVGGLELFLTNTSCRGVSNGTHVNILFSLKTCGTVVDVVNDKIVASNLVTGLPKQTPGSSGDIIVRTSKLLIPVTCEFPRLYTISEGYVPNLRNPPLEIMSRNHGIFPFTLEIFKDDEFEEPYREALPTLKLRDSLYFGIEPLVHVNGLESLVESCFATPTSKIDEILKYYLIQDGCVSDDSVKQYTSRDHLAKHFQVPVFKFVGKDHREVFLHCRVLVCAMLDERSRCAQGCHRRMRREAAEREDAAGPENQVLTGGPIIIDWGD from the exons CCCTAGATCCTTGTTCCGCTTACATCAGTCTGAATGAGCCATGGAGGAACACTGATCACCAGCTGAATGAGTCTCAAGGTCCCCCCCTCTGTGACGACCACGTGGATGGGGAGTGGTACCGCTTCACGGGTATGGCAGGAGACGCCATGCCCACCTTCTGCATACCAGAAAACCACTGTGGAACCCATGCACCTGTCTGGCTCAACGGCAGCCACCCGCTGGAGGGTGATGGCATTGTGCAGCGGCAGGCCTGTGCCAGCTTCAATGGAAACTGCTGCCTCTGGAACACCACAGTGGAGGTCAAGGCTTGCCCTGGAGGCTACTATGTGTATCGTCTGACCAAGCCCAGTGTCTGCTTTCACGTCTACTGTGGTC ATTTCTATGACATCTGTGATGAGGACTGTCACGGCGGCTGCCAGGATGCCACTGAGTGCACGTGCTCTCCAGGAACCGTGTTAGGCCCTGACAAGCAGACCTGCTTGG ATGAAAATGAATGTGAGCTGAACAATGGTGGCTGCAGTGAGATCTGCGTGAACCTCAAAAACTCATATCGCTGTGAGTGTGGGGTTGGCCGAGCGCTGAGAAGTGATGGCAAAACTTGCGAAG ACATTGAGGGATGCCACAATAACAATGGCGGCTGCAGCCATTCTTGCCTTGTGTCCGAGAAGGGCTACCAGTGCGAATGTCCCCGGGGATTGGTGCTGTCTGAGGACAACCACACTTGCCAAG TCCCTGTGTTGTGCAAGTCGAACACCATTGAAGTGAGCATCCCCCGGGACCTGGTTGGCGGCCTGGAGCTCTTCCTGACCAACACTTCCTGCCGAGGAGTATCCAATGGCACCCATGTCAACATCCTCTTCTCCCTCAAGacatgtggcacagtggttgat GTGGTGAACGACAAGATTGTGGCCAGCAACCTTGTGACAGGTCTACCCAAGCAGACCCCGGGAAGCAGTGGTGACATCATCGTCCGAACCAGCAAACTGCTGATCCCAGTGACCTGTGAGTTTCCCCGCCTGTACACCATTTCTGAAGGATATGTCCCCAACCTTCGAAACCCCCCACTTGAAATCATGAGCCGCAACCATGGAATCTTCCCCTTCACTCTGGAAATCTTCAAGGATGATGAGTTTGAAGAGCCGTACCGGGAAGCCTTGCCCACCCTCAAGCTTCGAGACTCCCTCTACTTCGGCATTGAGCCCCTGGTGCATGTGAACGgcctggaaagcctggtggagaGCTGCTTTGCTACCCCCACATCCAAGATCGACGAGATCCTGAAGTACTACTTGATCCAGGATGG CTGTGTCTCAGATGACTCAGTAAAGCAGTACACATCTCGGGATCACCTAGCAAAGCACTTCCAGGTCCCCGTCTTCAAGTTTGTGGGCAAAGACCACAGG GAAGTGTTTCTGCACTGCCGGGTTCTCGTCTGTGCAATGCTGGATGAGCGGTCGCGCTGTGCCCAAGGTTGCCACCGGCGAATGCGTCGGGAAGCTGCAGAAAGAGAAGACGCAGCTGGTCCAGAGAACCAGGTGCTGACAGGCGGCCCGATCATCATTGACTGGGGAGACTAG